Proteins encoded within one genomic window of Brachybacterium sp. P6-10-X1:
- a CDS encoding MaoC/PaaZ C-terminal domain-containing protein — protein MTATPTTPAAGPERLDLTDLSIGQELARTRHQITRDSLVRYAGASGDFNPIHYNDTVAAEAGLPGVIAHGMLTMGTALTGLLDRLGDPTLVREYSVRFTNPIPVPATGSVTLEVVAVVGAIDGAAGTARADLTAEVDGTKVLGRARATIVTASAGTSA, from the coding sequence ATGACCGCCACACCCACCACGCCCGCCGCCGGACCCGAGCGGCTGGATCTCACCGACCTGAGCATCGGTCAGGAGCTCGCGCGCACCCGCCACCAGATCACCCGGGACTCCCTGGTGCGCTACGCCGGGGCCTCCGGCGACTTCAACCCCATCCACTACAACGACACCGTCGCGGCGGAAGCCGGCCTGCCCGGCGTCATCGCCCACGGCATGCTCACCATGGGCACCGCCCTGACGGGACTGCTCGATCGGCTCGGTGACCCCACCCTCGTGCGCGAGTACTCGGTGCGGTTCACCAACCCGATCCCCGTGCCCGCGACCGGTTCGGTGACCCTCGAGGTCGTCGCCGTCGTCGGGGCGATCGACGGGGCGGCCGGGACCGCTCGTGCGGACCTCACCGCCGAGGTCGACGGCACCAAGGTGCTCGGACGTGCTCGCGCCACGATCGTCACCGCCTCTGCGGGCACCTCGGCATGA
- a CDS encoding MaoC family dehydratase N-terminal domain-containing protein yields the protein MTTTPDPAFAGRTYPAGPVHTVSAAKVAEFARATGSSSSLHTEADAAREAGHADVVAPPTFLVSLAQATEARYIEDPAAGIDFTRVVHGQESFSLHRPVVAGDRLVPTLTVESVRAAGGHTMITTRVDMTDEAGAEVASVTSMIVVRGD from the coding sequence ATGACGACCACCCCTGATCCCGCCTTCGCCGGCCGCACGTATCCGGCCGGCCCCGTGCACACCGTCTCCGCCGCGAAGGTCGCCGAGTTCGCCCGTGCCACGGGCTCGAGCTCCTCGCTGCACACCGAGGCCGACGCCGCGCGCGAGGCCGGTCACGCCGATGTGGTCGCCCCTCCCACCTTCCTGGTCTCCCTCGCCCAGGCCACCGAGGCCCGGTACATCGAGGACCCCGCCGCCGGCATCGATTTCACCCGGGTCGTCCACGGCCAGGAGTCCTTCTCCCTGCACCGCCCCGTGGTGGCCGGCGACCGCCTGGTCCCCACGCTGACCGTCGAGTCCGTCCGCGCCGCCGGCGGGCACACGATGATCACCACCCGCGTCGACATGACCGACGAGGCCGGCGCGGAGGTCGCGAGCGTGACGAGCATGATCGTCGTGCGCGGCGACTGA
- the rpmG gene encoding 50S ribosomal protein L33, giving the protein MASKTSDVRPKITMACVECKARNYITKKNRRNTPDRLELSKFCPTCGKQTAHRETR; this is encoded by the coding sequence GTGGCGAGCAAGACCTCCGACGTGCGTCCCAAGATCACCATGGCTTGTGTCGAGTGCAAGGCGCGCAACTACATCACCAAGAAGAACCGTCGCAACACCCCGGATCGGCTGGAGCTGTCGAAGTTCTGCCCGACCTGCGGCAAGCAGACGGCGCATCGCGAGACCCGCTGA
- a CDS encoding YajQ family cyclic di-GMP-binding protein gives MADSSFDIVSELDRQEIDNAVNQAIKEVGQRYDFRGTGASVALSGDEIVLTANAQERVLAVLDVLQSKLIRRGISLKALDVGEPKQSGKEVRLVAALKEGISTEDAKKISKLIRDEAPKSVKARIQGEELRVSSKSRDDLQSVIALLKEKDLDVALQFTNYR, from the coding sequence GTGGCAGATTCATCGTTCGACATCGTCAGCGAGCTCGACCGCCAGGAGATCGACAACGCCGTCAATCAGGCCATCAAGGAGGTGGGTCAGCGCTACGACTTCCGCGGCACCGGAGCGTCGGTCGCGCTCAGCGGCGACGAGATCGTCCTGACCGCCAATGCGCAGGAGCGGGTGCTCGCGGTGCTCGACGTCCTGCAGTCCAAGCTGATCCGTCGCGGGATCTCCCTGAAGGCGCTGGACGTCGGCGAACCGAAGCAGTCCGGGAAGGAGGTGCGTCTGGTGGCCGCCCTCAAGGAGGGCATCTCGACCGAGGACGCCAAGAAGATCTCGAAGCTCATCCGCGACGAGGCCCCCAAGTCGGTCAAGGCGCGCATCCAGGGTGAAGAGCTGCGGGTGTCCTCGAAGAGCCGCGATGACCTGCAGTCCGTCATCGCACTGCTGAAGGAGAAGGACCTGGACGTCGCGCTGCAGTTCACGAACTACCGCTGA
- a CDS encoding WXG100 family type VII secretion target, with translation MGGDVDYHDMEDTMKKGMNPEAVEQMGTQITEAGEQVRQIYSKAQGRVSELDWTGEDRDQYVSEFEGELGQLVDQLVQQTTELADRASRNANAQREASA, from the coding sequence ATGGGTGGAGATGTTGACTACCACGACATGGAGGACACCATGAAGAAGGGCATGAATCCGGAGGCCGTCGAGCAGATGGGTACTCAGATCACCGAGGCCGGTGAGCAGGTTCGTCAGATCTACTCGAAGGCTCAGGGGCGTGTGTCGGAGCTGGATTGGACCGGTGAGGATCGGGATCAGTACGTGAGCGAGTTCGAAGGTGAGCTCGGTCAGCTGGTCGATCAGCTGGTGCAGCAGACCACGGAGCTCGCGGATCGTGCGTCGCGGAATGCGAACGCTCAGCGTGAGGCGTCCGCCTGA
- a CDS encoding WXG100 family type VII secretion target, with translation MGGDVDYHDMEDTMKKGMNPEAVEQMGTQITEAGEQVRQIYSKAQGRVSELDWTGEDRDQYVSEFEGELGQLVDQLVQQTTELADRASRNANAQREASA, from the coding sequence ATGGGTGGGGATGTTGACTACCACGACATGGAGGACACCATGAAGAAGGGCATGAATCCGGAGGCCGTCGAGCAGATGGGTACTCAGATCACCGAGGCCGGTGAGCAGGTTCGTCAGATCTACTCGAAGGCTCAGGGGCGTGTGTCGGAGCTGGATTGGACCGGTGAGGATCGGGATCAGTACGTGAGCGAGTTCGAAGGTGAGCTCGGTCAGCTGGTCGATCAGCTGGTGCAGCAGACCACGGAGCTCGCGGATCGTGCGTCGCGGAATGCGAACGCTCAGCGTGAGGCGTCCGCCTGA
- a CDS encoding WXG100 family type VII secretion target — MNATKGMNVEEVRRMSGQLREAADEITRIEQELTSGLEGVDWTGPDADRFRGQWSGEMVPALQQIMNSVHELGETADRNAAEQEAASTS, encoded by the coding sequence GTGAACGCCACGAAGGGTATGAACGTCGAAGAGGTCCGCCGGATGTCGGGCCAGCTGCGCGAGGCCGCCGACGAGATCACGCGGATCGAGCAGGAGCTCACCTCGGGCCTGGAGGGGGTCGACTGGACCGGGCCCGACGCGGACCGCTTCCGCGGCCAGTGGTCCGGGGAGATGGTCCCCGCCCTGCAGCAGATCATGAATTCGGTGCACGAGCTGGGGGAGACGGCCGACCGCAACGCCGCCGAGCAGGAGGCGGCCTCCACGAGCTGA
- a CDS encoding FtsK/SpoIIIE domain-containing protein produces MRIKLTLRRPEDRLTDLEVTADATASVADVANALYLADPLRDDVEAPDGLTLQVQDPGAGPGANGVRSLDREIDLIQAGLRSGSVVSIARSSQEYATRSESRGAAVALMRVLSGPEAGREFPLPSGSSVVGREGDLDIRIADPMLSKRHARINVGDAIEIVDLESSNGVVIGGEQVQRAVIGPADTVLIGQTTFSVIALHRLGGTAPSSPVVEFNRSPRVVPRFPYRPLKSPTPPKEPSPQFFPIFMMFAPVLMGGLMFSITRSPFSLMFVFMMPMMATAGYLNRKFQQKKQLEQQIKNFEDGLASLKRRVTAAQDLERAVRLVETPSAADTVDAAFRLGRLLWTHRPEHNAFATVRLGLGVAESRVGIEMPAENDAIPKYYDMLDDMHEEYRMIAGVPISAQLRYAGNIGVAGGGQEADGVARGIVTQMFSLHSPAEMAIAGITSRSSRSMWEWLKWLPHTSSPHSPLPGDHLADTPGRCTSLLARIEELIAQRSGDAPAALRTPMTPDITAEPEIPPEPATPNLVVVIEDDAPVDRARLVRIAERGPDVGVHVIWCASNVAALPAACRTYVAVEEAVEGASAGHVRLGERFYPVAVETVSVEVAAGVARHLSPVVDAGVPIDDDSDLPRAISYLKLGGMAMAEDPGYIIERWKENNSLIPRDGSEPQRLKHDANLRGLIGHNGQDAYHLDLRTNGPHALVGGTTGAGKSEFLQAWVMGMATAHSPDRVTFLFVDYKGGAAFADAVELPHAVGLVTDLSQHLVRRALTSLRAELQYREHLLNRKKAKDLVSLERTGDPETPPSLIIIVDEFAALAKEIPEFVDGVVDVAARGRSLGLHLILATQRPAGVIKDNLRANTNLRIALRMADEADSKDILGDKMAAHFDPSIPGRAAAKTGPGRIATFQTGYAGGWTTDEPERARIDIVEKDFGTGEQWDIPAPPTKEVTDPGPNDISRVVHTVIGAAEQAGVPAPRKPWLSELADAYDLSRLPTRRTDEELLMGVMDVPEDQAQPTVSYYPDRDGNMAVYGTGGSGKSTTLRTIAISAASTVRGGPVHVYGLDFGASGLTMLEELPHVGSIVDGDDEERVIRLLRTLREMIDDRARDFAKVRAGSVAEYRELSGIPDVPRILLLVDGMAAFREAYDYSSLSKWFTAFVQIATDGRQVGVHVIVTGDRPSAIPTSLGSSIQRRLIHRMSNVDDYAGFGEPKDVLDGNSPAGRAILAGHEMQVAVHGGDANVAIQSREVSKLARAMRRAGVPEAPEIRRLPERVEFSQLRPVIDGRPVLGLADETLAEITVEPRGAFMVTGPMGSGRTTAMLTIASGLKAMETPMRLVRFSSRRTPLTGLPVWDVEGSDPETVRELAAQLRQTIESGAVGEGRLALFIDGVTDFTGSGVENDLDKLIRACTREGQFVVGENESASWSQAYVLAQPFKAGRRGLLLQPGDMDGDTLLGTSLGRIRRADFPAGRGFLIHSGRAMKLQVAQITG; encoded by the coding sequence ATGCGCATCAAGCTCACGCTGCGCAGGCCCGAGGACCGGCTGACGGATCTCGAGGTCACGGCGGACGCCACGGCGTCCGTGGCCGATGTGGCCAACGCGCTGTATCTGGCCGATCCGCTGCGTGACGACGTCGAGGCCCCGGACGGACTGACCCTGCAGGTCCAGGACCCCGGCGCCGGGCCGGGCGCCAACGGCGTGCGGTCCCTGGACCGCGAGATCGACCTGATCCAGGCCGGGCTGCGCTCCGGCAGCGTCGTCTCGATCGCGCGCTCCTCCCAGGAGTACGCCACCCGCTCCGAGTCCCGCGGGGCGGCGGTGGCCCTGATGCGGGTGCTCTCCGGGCCCGAGGCCGGGCGTGAGTTCCCGCTGCCCAGCGGCTCGAGCGTCGTCGGCCGCGAAGGCGACCTCGACATCCGTATCGCTGACCCGATGCTCTCGAAACGCCATGCCCGCATCAACGTCGGTGACGCGATCGAGATCGTCGACCTGGAGTCCTCCAACGGCGTCGTCATCGGCGGCGAGCAGGTCCAGCGCGCCGTGATCGGTCCGGCCGACACGGTCCTGATCGGCCAGACCACCTTCTCGGTGATCGCCCTGCATCGATTGGGCGGGACCGCACCGAGCTCCCCGGTGGTCGAGTTCAACCGCTCCCCGCGCGTGGTGCCCCGCTTCCCCTATCGGCCGTTGAAGTCCCCGACGCCGCCGAAGGAACCGAGTCCGCAGTTCTTCCCGATCTTCATGATGTTCGCCCCGGTCCTCATGGGCGGACTCATGTTCTCGATCACCCGCAGCCCTTTCTCGCTCATGTTCGTGTTCATGATGCCGATGATGGCCACCGCCGGGTACCTCAACCGCAAGTTCCAGCAGAAGAAGCAGCTCGAGCAGCAGATCAAGAACTTCGAGGACGGGCTCGCCTCCCTGAAACGACGGGTCACCGCGGCCCAGGACCTGGAGCGCGCGGTGCGACTGGTCGAGACACCGTCGGCGGCGGACACGGTCGATGCGGCTTTCCGCCTGGGGCGTCTGCTGTGGACGCACCGGCCCGAGCACAACGCCTTCGCCACCGTGCGCCTCGGCCTCGGCGTGGCGGAGTCCCGCGTGGGCATCGAGATGCCTGCCGAGAACGACGCGATCCCCAAGTACTACGACATGCTCGACGACATGCATGAGGAGTACAGGATGATCGCGGGGGTGCCGATCTCCGCCCAGCTGCGCTACGCCGGCAACATCGGCGTCGCCGGCGGCGGACAGGAGGCCGACGGCGTGGCCCGTGGCATCGTCACCCAGATGTTCTCCCTGCACTCGCCGGCGGAGATGGCGATCGCTGGGATCACCTCGCGCTCCAGCCGCAGCATGTGGGAGTGGCTGAAGTGGCTGCCGCACACCTCGAGCCCGCACTCGCCGCTGCCCGGGGACCACCTCGCCGACACCCCGGGCCGCTGCACCTCGTTGCTCGCCCGGATCGAGGAGCTGATCGCCCAGCGCTCCGGCGACGCCCCGGCCGCGCTGCGCACCCCGATGACGCCGGACATCACGGCGGAGCCGGAGATCCCCCCGGAGCCCGCGACCCCGAACCTCGTCGTGGTGATCGAGGACGACGCCCCCGTCGACCGCGCCCGCCTGGTGCGCATCGCCGAGCGCGGACCCGACGTGGGCGTGCACGTGATCTGGTGCGCCTCGAACGTCGCGGCGCTGCCTGCCGCCTGCCGCACCTACGTCGCCGTCGAGGAGGCCGTGGAAGGTGCCAGCGCCGGACACGTGCGCCTGGGGGAGCGGTTCTACCCGGTGGCCGTCGAGACCGTCTCCGTCGAGGTCGCCGCCGGCGTCGCGCGGCACCTCTCCCCGGTGGTCGACGCGGGCGTGCCGATCGACGACGACTCGGACCTGCCTCGCGCCATCTCCTATCTCAAACTCGGCGGCATGGCGATGGCCGAGGACCCGGGCTACATCATCGAGCGGTGGAAGGAGAACAACTCCCTGATCCCGCGCGACGGGTCCGAGCCGCAGCGGCTCAAGCACGACGCGAACCTGCGGGGCCTGATCGGCCACAACGGTCAGGACGCCTACCACCTCGACCTGCGCACCAACGGGCCGCATGCACTGGTGGGCGGCACCACCGGTGCCGGCAAGTCGGAGTTCCTGCAGGCCTGGGTGATGGGCATGGCCACCGCCCACAGCCCGGACCGGGTGACGTTCCTGTTCGTGGACTACAAGGGCGGCGCCGCCTTCGCCGACGCGGTCGAGCTGCCCCATGCCGTCGGCCTGGTCACGGACCTCTCCCAGCACCTGGTGCGCCGGGCTCTGACCTCGCTGCGCGCCGAGCTGCAGTACCGCGAGCACCTGCTGAACCGCAAGAAGGCCAAGGACCTGGTATCGCTGGAGCGCACCGGCGACCCGGAGACGCCGCCCAGCCTGATCATCATCGTCGACGAGTTCGCGGCGCTGGCCAAGGAGATCCCCGAGTTCGTCGACGGGGTCGTCGACGTCGCCGCCCGCGGCCGCTCGCTGGGGCTGCACCTGATCCTGGCCACCCAACGTCCCGCCGGCGTCATCAAGGACAACCTGCGCGCCAACACGAACCTACGCATCGCGCTGCGGATGGCCGACGAGGCGGACTCCAAGGACATCCTCGGGGACAAGATGGCCGCCCACTTCGACCCGAGCATCCCCGGCCGCGCCGCCGCCAAGACCGGCCCGGGGCGGATCGCGACCTTCCAGACCGGGTACGCGGGCGGCTGGACCACCGACGAGCCCGAGCGGGCCCGCATCGACATCGTCGAGAAGGACTTCGGCACCGGCGAGCAGTGGGACATCCCCGCCCCACCCACCAAGGAGGTCACGGACCCCGGCCCCAATGACATCTCCCGCGTGGTCCACACGGTCATCGGTGCGGCCGAGCAGGCCGGGGTCCCCGCCCCGCGCAAACCCTGGTTGTCCGAGCTCGCCGATGCCTACGACCTGTCGCGGCTGCCCACCCGGCGCACCGACGAAGAACTGCTCATGGGCGTCATGGACGTCCCGGAGGACCAGGCCCAGCCCACTGTCTCCTACTACCCGGACCGGGACGGCAACATGGCTGTCTACGGCACCGGCGGCTCCGGCAAGTCCACCACGCTGCGCACGATCGCGATCTCCGCGGCGTCGACGGTGCGCGGCGGTCCGGTCCACGTCTACGGTCTCGACTTCGGGGCGTCGGGCCTGACGATGCTCGAGGAGCTGCCGCACGTCGGTTCGATCGTCGACGGTGACGACGAGGAGCGGGTGATCCGCCTGCTGCGCACCCTGCGCGAGATGATCGACGACCGTGCGCGGGACTTCGCCAAGGTCCGCGCCGGGTCGGTGGCGGAGTACCGTGAGCTCTCCGGCATACCGGACGTCCCACGCATCCTGCTGCTGGTCGACGGCATGGCGGCCTTCCGTGAGGCCTACGACTACTCGAGCCTGTCCAAATGGTTCACGGCCTTCGTGCAGATCGCGACCGACGGCCGTCAGGTGGGCGTGCACGTGATCGTCACGGGTGACCGTCCCAGCGCGATCCCCACCTCGCTGGGCTCCTCGATCCAGCGCCGGCTCATCCATCGCATGTCCAACGTCGACGACTACGCCGGGTTCGGCGAGCCCAAGGACGTGCTGGACGGCAACTCGCCGGCCGGACGCGCGATCCTGGCCGGACACGAGATGCAGGTGGCCGTGCACGGCGGGGACGCGAACGTCGCCATCCAGTCCAGGGAGGTCTCCAAGCTCGCCCGGGCCATGCGCCGGGCCGGGGTCCCCGAGGCGCCGGAGATTCGGCGTCTGCCCGAACGGGTGGAGTTCTCGCAGCTGCGCCCCGTGATCGACGGTCGCCCCGTGCTGGGACTGGCCGACGAGACGCTCGCCGAGATCACCGTCGAACCGCGCGGGGCGTTCATGGTCACCGGCCCCATGGGCTCGGGGCGCACCACCGCCATGCTGACCATCGCCTCGGGCCTGAAGGCGATGGAGACCCCGATGCGCCTGGTGCGGTTCTCCTCCCGCCGCACTCCACTGACCGGCCTGCCGGTATGGGACGTGGAGGGTTCGGACCCGGAGACCGTCCGCGAGCTCGCCGCCCAACTGCGACAGACCATCGAGTCCGGCGCTGTCGGCGAAGGGCGCCTGGCCCTGTTCATCGACGGCGTCACCGACTTCACCGGCAGCGGCGTCGAGAACGATCTCGACAAGCTGATCCGAGCCTGCACCCGGGAGGGACAGTTCGTCGTCGGCGAGAACGAATCCGCATCGTGGTCGCAGGCGTACGTGCTCGCCCAGCCGTTCAAGGCCGGACGGCGCGGACTGCTGCTCCAGCCCGGCGACATGGACGGCGATACCCTGCTGGGGACCAGCCTGGGGAGGATCCGTCGTGCGGACTTCCCGGCCGGCCGCGGATTCCTGATCCACAGCGGTCGCGCCATGAAACTGCAGGTCGCACAGATCACCGGCTGA
- a CDS encoding serine/threonine-protein kinase encodes MSSRPPSPPPQLPGYEYEQMLGSGGFADVFLYRQARPQRQVAIKVLLSNVLDESVRRQFDAEANVMAQMSTHPSIVTIHQAEVSDDHRPYIVMEYCPRPNYGVRFRKERITVAEALRVGVQIAGAVETAHRAGILHRDIKPANILVTDYSRPALTDFGISIATAKGHDVEDSQGMSIPWSPPEFFADPPRADVRSDVFSLAATVYSLLAGRTPFERRAQRNTASDLIHRIAAEPLEPLDRPDVPPELNRVLSIAMAKDPAGRYDTALAFGRGLQQVELALSLPVTQMDVIDDRGAPAPHGTDDDEMDMHTRIRKVATVDPETGTTGHGEHRRLDPFAGVAPALGAPSPAGPAPGSSASSSPGETTQLRPAGARTSAGPSPLPPQRQQEEETPRTPAWPFVTLAAILVVLVGVGATLGVRYFVAPEEEERPTIAVNTPDAPREPPGKPGSVGVEQIAPATEGGGTARAQVEWVYPPDYEEGDHFQVYWKDLPENYEKFAGRKDVYGQNSTVLEIPPGIEDLCAEVVTVDENGGASGAVEACLDGG; translated from the coding sequence ATGAGCAGCAGACCGCCCTCACCGCCGCCACAGCTCCCCGGCTACGAGTACGAGCAGATGCTCGGCTCGGGCGGGTTCGCCGATGTCTTCCTCTACCGTCAGGCGCGTCCCCAGCGCCAGGTCGCGATCAAGGTCCTGCTCTCGAACGTGCTGGACGAGTCGGTGCGCCGGCAGTTCGACGCCGAGGCCAATGTCATGGCGCAGATGTCGACCCACCCGTCGATCGTCACGATCCACCAGGCCGAGGTCTCCGACGACCACCGCCCGTACATCGTCATGGAGTACTGCCCGCGGCCGAACTACGGAGTGCGCTTCCGCAAGGAGCGGATCACCGTGGCCGAGGCGCTGCGGGTCGGTGTCCAGATCGCCGGAGCCGTCGAGACCGCGCATCGTGCGGGCATCCTCCACCGCGACATCAAACCGGCCAACATCCTGGTCACCGATTACAGCCGCCCCGCGCTGACCGATTTCGGGATCTCCATCGCCACCGCCAAGGGCCACGACGTCGAGGACTCCCAGGGCATGTCCATTCCCTGGTCGCCCCCGGAATTCTTCGCCGATCCACCCCGCGCGGATGTGCGCAGCGACGTGTTCTCCCTGGCCGCGACCGTGTACTCGCTACTCGCGGGCAGGACCCCGTTCGAGCGCCGAGCTCAGCGGAACACGGCTTCCGACCTCATCCACCGTATCGCCGCGGAGCCGCTGGAGCCCCTGGATCGGCCCGACGTGCCCCCGGAGCTGAACCGGGTGCTGTCGATCGCGATGGCGAAGGACCCCGCCGGGCGCTACGACACCGCGCTCGCCTTCGGCCGCGGCCTGCAGCAGGTGGAGCTGGCGCTGTCGCTGCCGGTCACCCAGATGGATGTGATCGACGACCGCGGCGCCCCCGCGCCGCACGGCACCGATGACGACGAGATGGACATGCACACCCGGATCCGGAAGGTCGCCACGGTCGACCCGGAGACGGGGACCACCGGGCACGGCGAGCACCGCCGACTGGACCCCTTCGCCGGGGTCGCCCCGGCTCTCGGGGCTCCCTCCCCGGCCGGTCCGGCCCCCGGGAGCTCGGCATCCTCGTCCCCCGGGGAGACGACCCAGCTGCGCCCCGCCGGAGCGAGGACCTCCGCCGGTCCCTCGCCGCTGCCACCGCAGCGGCAGCAGGAGGAGGAGACGCCGAGGACGCCCGCCTGGCCGTTCGTCACCCTGGCCGCGATCCTGGTCGTTCTGGTCGGCGTGGGAGCGACCCTCGGAGTGCGGTACTTCGTGGCCCCCGAGGAGGAGGAACGGCCGACGATCGCGGTCAACACCCCCGACGCCCCGCGCGAACCGCCGGGGAAGCCGGGCTCCGTCGGCGTCGAGCAGATCGCGCCCGCGACGGAGGGCGGCGGCACGGCGCGGGCACAGGTCGAATGGGTGTATCCCCCGGATTACGAGGAGGGCGACCACTTCCAGGTGTACTGGAAGGACCTCCCCGAGAACTACGAGAAGTTCGCCGGGCGCAAGGACGTGTACGGACAGAACTCGACGGTGCTCGAGATCCCCCCGGGGATCGAGGACCTCTGCGCCGAGGTGGTCACCGTCGACGAGAACGGGGGCGCGAGCGGAGCGGTGGAGGCCTGCCTGGACGGCGGGTGA